Part of the Meleagris gallopavo isolate NT-WF06-2002-E0010 breed Aviagen turkey brand Nicholas breeding stock unplaced genomic scaffold, Turkey_5.1 ChrUn_random_7180001913516, whole genome shotgun sequence genome is shown below.
CGCGGGCCGGCTCCGCCGCCGAGGGCGCCGCCTACGCCGGCGCGCAGCGCCTCTCCTCCCCGAAGCAGTCCCCCAGCCGCCTGGCCAAGTCCTACAGCACCAGCTCGCCCATCAACATCGTCGTCTCCTCGGCGGGACTGTCGCCGTCCCCCACCCGAGTGACCTCCCCGCCCACCGTCCAGTCTAACATTTCCTCCTCTCCTATCCACCAGTTAAGCTCCACCATCGGCACTTACGCCACTCTGTCGCCCACCAAGCGGCTGGTTCACGCTGCCGAGCAGTACAGCAAGC
Proteins encoded:
- the LOC104916541 gene encoding catenin delta-2-like, with product AGSAAEGAAYAGAQRLSSPKQSPSRLAKSYSTSSPINIVVSSAGLSPSPTRVTSPPTVQSNISSSPIHQLSSTIGTYATLSPTKRLVHAAEQYSKHSQELY